Within the Iamia sp. SCSIO 61187 genome, the region TGGCGGGAGTCAGGGGAGCGGGAACAGCAGGCGGGACCGATGTGAGCGGGCATAGGCGAACCCGCCGAAAGGCGGAGGCGGATTCGACGAGTCGAGAGTGGCGACGGAGTCGCCCGTGGATCGGGCTCGGGTTTGCCGTGGTGGCGGTCGTCGCGGGGAACTCTGCATGGACTCCGCGGCCGGCCGAACTTCGCGCTGGCGAAGGCAAGCAGGCACCGAACTTCGACCTGCCCGATCTGGAGGACCCAAAGGCGACGGTGGGTCTCGACGGTCGGGGTGGTCGCCCGGCGGTGGTCAACTTCTGGGCTTCGTGGTGCCTGCCGTGTCGATGGGAGATGCCGGCGCTGCAAGCGGCGTATGACGAGTTCGGTGACCGGGTGGCCTTCATCGGGGTCAATCACCAGGACAACCGGGACGATGCGCTCGGGTTCGTCGCCGAGGCCGGCGTCGCCTATCCGTCGGGCATGGACCCCGACCGCGGCACTGCACGCGACTACGGGCTCTTCGGCATGCCGTCCACGGTGTTCGTCGCCCGCGACGGGACCATCGCGGGGACTCGCACGGGTGAGCTGACGGCGGCCGAGCTCGCCCGGGCGATCCGCGAGCTGCTGGACGACGACGGCACCTAGACCCGCTCGACCACTGCCTTGATCGGCTCGGAAGGGGTCATCCGAGGGTCTTGGTGGCGGACGCCAGGTCCAGGCGTGCCACGCGACGTAGGGGGAGCAGTAGGGCAAGGAGGGCGATGGCCAGGACCCCCGCCGCGGCGATGACGTAGCTCGCAGGTGTGGCCCGCACCTCGAGGGTGAAGAGGTCGGCGGCTATGGCGTCGCCGAGGCGAGCGGCCACCCACGTTCCTGCGAGCAGGCCTGGGAGGAGGGCGAGGGCCCACAGCACCAGGACCTCGAGGGCGAGGAGGCGGGCGATCAGTGCGGGCCGGGCGCCGACGGATCGCATGGTGGCGTATTCGCGTTCGCGTTCGAGGACGTTGATGGTCATGGCGTTGAAGAGGACGGCGAAGGCCATGGCGCCGGAGAACGCGAGCATCACGGCGATGAGGGCGTCGAACACCGAAAGCAGCGACCGCAGGTCGGATCGTTGCTCGTCGCGGACCGCGACGGCGGTGACGCCGGGGACGTCGTAGAGAGCCGAGCGGATCGTGGCCTGGTCGCCCTCGACCCGGAGGTGCATGCCGTTGGCGACGGTCGCGCCGGCCACCTCGGCTGCGGTGGTGAGCCCGACGTAGGCCCGGGACGGGATGGGCTCGTCGGATGTGGCACTGACCCTGAGGCGGACGGGGCCGGTTGGCGTGGCCGCGGTGAGCGAGTCGCCAACGTCGATGCCGAGATCGTCTGCGAGCCCGTCGGTGAGCACGATCTGGCCGGGCGCAAGCGCTCTGGCCATCGTCGTGCCATCGAGGCGGAGTCGGCGGAGGTCCTGTCCAGGATCGAGGGCGGTGAGCAGCACGTCTTGGGCGCGGGCACGCGCTTCGAGACGCGCAGGAGCCTGAAGGAAGGGACTGGCCTCGGTGACACCGGGAGTGTCGGTGATCGGTGCGCGTGCGGCGGGGTCTCGTGGTTCGTCGAAGGTGACGGCGATGTCCCACTGCTCGAGGTCATCGAACGTGCGGGTGATGAAGAGATCCACTGCGTCGCGCAGGGCGAGGACCATGAGCAGCAGGAGCATGGCGGCAGCGATGCCGCTGGCGGTGCCGATGGCGCGGCCTCGGGCCCTGGTGGCGGTGCGGAGGGGCAGGCGGGCGTTGAGCGGCAGGGGCAGGAGGCGTTCGATTCGGCTTCGCCTCCCCGGGTGGTCGAGGCCGACGGGGTCGATGCGGG harbors:
- a CDS encoding TlpA disulfide reductase family protein, which gives rise to MVAVVAGNSAWTPRPAELRAGEGKQAPNFDLPDLEDPKATVGLDGRGGRPAVVNFWASWCLPCRWEMPALQAAYDEFGDRVAFIGVNHQDNRDDALGFVAEAGVAYPSGMDPDRGTARDYGLFGMPSTVFVARDGTIAGTRTGELTAAELARAIRELLDDDGT
- a CDS encoding FtsX-like permease family protein, whose protein sequence is MTRRLLARKTLRELRANRAQTIALASVIALGVTVFIAAIGAYQDLASSEATTYERLRLADAWYRIEPTDQSLVEDVATRPDVQDVEARLVIDSGLQVGRDRVRARLIGTSVTGPAAVNDVAVIDGQRPSDTDGVLLERTFAERRGIAPGDTVTALLDGEEVPLRVAATVATPEYLQVTPDRYELLPAPSSFAVIFIDRTQLQELTDNRGQVNDIVVRLDGDNSSTAAVEADLRGRASVIEATPRSDQASYAALEQDLGSFRAIAIAMPTIILAAGVIAMAVMMGRVVRSQRPLIGIMKALGYTDRTVLTHYLTHALVIGTIGSIVGVVAGSLLSGVVTRAYTAEIGVPYTTSAFHPALAALAVGVSLVAIAVATWHPARRSARLAPALATRIDPVGLDHPGRRSRIERLLPLPLNARLPLRTATRARGRAIGTASGIAAAMLLLLMVLALRDAVDLFITRTFDDLEQWDIAVTFDEPRDPAARAPITDTPGVTEASPFLQAPARLEARARAQDVLLTALDPGQDLRRLRLDGTTMARALAPGQIVLTDGLADDLGIDVGDSLTAATPTGPVRLRVSATSDEPIPSRAYVGLTTAAEVAGATVANGMHLRVEGDQATIRSALYDVPGVTAVAVRDEQRSDLRSLLSVFDALIAVMLAFSGAMAFAVLFNAMTINVLEREREYATMRSVGARPALIARLLALEVLVLWALALLPGLLAGTWVAARLGDAIAADLFTLEVRATPASYVIAAAGVLAIALLALLLPLRRVARLDLASATKTLG